The following are encoded in a window of Castanea sativa cultivar Marrone di Chiusa Pesio chromosome 9, ASM4071231v1 genomic DNA:
- the LOC142609126 gene encoding uncharacterized protein LOC142609126, protein MEAGETLRNYASRYWELYNEIGRGNEKIAASTFRMGLPEESGLKESLTLKPPEDMRQLMRRIEEYKRLEDDRLQSKGKEPIISYPWNNGFNPRHRKDLRIQEPGPTVGGVNATFKEPVHRIIDRIKNEPYFKRLNRMAGDPSRRNQNLYCSYHRDKGHTTEQCRVLKDHLEQLVKAGHLKEFLVETGNQETGQADRLRRNPLPPPLGVIEVIHAAPRAIRAPTAKGVLTVVSAEGSASEQPPGKKPRYSRQPIAFDNDDLEGTTQPYHDVLIVTARIRGFIVKRIMIDQGSGVDVMYPDLYRGLGLKKGDLSKYDTPLMGFDGPMVIPKGQISLSVIMGGREVMVTFIVVASFSSYTAIFGRPWIHDMGAVPSTLNVKVKFRTDEGITVIRGDQQAARQCLVATAIKRIEQKESAEKAPV, encoded by the coding sequence aTGGAGGCTGGAGAGACCCTTCGCAACTACGCCAGTCGGTATTGGGAGTTGTACAATGAGATTGGCAGGGGTAATGAAAAGATCGCGGCGAGCACCTTTCGGATGGGCCTACCCGAAGAATCTGGGCTGAAAGAATCGTTGACCTTAAAGCCTCCCGAGGATATGAGGCAGTTGATGAGGCGTATCGAAGAGTACAAGCGATTAGAAGATGATCGGCTGCAGTCCAAAGGGAAGGAACCAATAATCAGTTATCCTTGGAACAACGGCTTCAACCCTAGACACAGGAAGGATTTGAGAATTCAAGAGCCCGGCCCAACGGTTGGGGGCGTCAACGCGACGTTCAAGGAGCCCGTACACCGCATCATTGATAGGATAAAAAATGAGCCGTATTTTAAACGCCTGAATAGGATGGCGGGCGACCCGTCAAGGAGAAACCAGAATTTGTATTGCTCCTATCATAGGGATAAAGGGCATACCACCGAGCAGTGTAGGGTGTTGAAAGATCACCTGGAACAGTTGGTGAAGGCAGGGCATTTGAAAGAGTTTTTGGTGGAAACAGGGAATCAGGAGACTGGACAGGCTGATCGGCTGCGTCGAAACCCTCTCCCACCCCCTTTGGGAGTGATAGAGGTCATCCACGCCGCACCGAGGGCAATTAGAGCACCCACAGCAAAAGGGGTGTTGACCGTGGTGTCGGCGGAAGGAAGCGCGAGCGAACAACCCCCTGGTAAGAAGCCGAGGTACAGTAGACAACCTATCGCGTTCGACAACGACGACCTGGAAGGTACTACTCAGCCCTACCACGATGTTTTAATAGTCACGGCCCGAATAAGGGGATTTATAGTGAAGAGAATAATGATAGATCAAGGGAGTGGCGTAGATGTAATGTACCCGGACCTATACAGGGGGCTCGGCCTGAAAAAGGGGGACTTGTCCAAGTATGATACACCTTTAATGGGATTCGACGGGCCTATGGTGATTCCAAAAGGGCAGATTTCACTCTCAGTTATCATGGGAGGCAGGGAGGTAATGGTGACATTCATAGTGGTCGCCTCTTTCTCATCGTACACGGCAATATTCGGAAGGCCATGGATACATGACATGGGGGCTGTGCCATCCACCTTGAACGTAAAAGTCAAGTTCCGAACTGATGAAGGGATTACAGTAATAAGGGGCGATCAGCAAGCGGCCAGACAGTGTTTGGTAGCCACGGCAATCAAACGAATAGAACAGAAGGAATCAGCCGAGAAGGCACCCGTATAG